One stretch of Streptomyces sp. A2-16 DNA includes these proteins:
- a CDS encoding cobyrinate a,c-diamide synthase, with protein MSSSVSVPRLVIAAPSSGSGKTTVATGLMAAFAARGLAVSPHKVGPDYIDPGYHALASGRVGRNLDAYLCGPELVAPLFLHGARGCDIAVVEGVMGMFDGAAGEGELASTAHVAKLLRAPVVLVVDASSQSRSVAALVHGFASWDPEVRVGGVILNKVASDRHEALLREALESAGVPVFGVLRRVAQVDTPSRHLGLVPVAERRGDAVDSVAAMAEQVAQGCDLEALVGLARGAGALPYAPWDAAEVLGAAPPDPHRPEGPRPQTPDGLEVTTRWASQGRGELRDQPPPGPQPSSPVVAVAGGPAFTFSYAEHSELLTAAGAEVVVFDPLHDEQLPDGTAGLVIGGGFPEVYAAELSANEPLRKAVSALAETGAPVAAECAGLLYLCRELDGQPMCGVLDASARMEERLTLGYRDAVAVSDSSLAVAGTRMRGHEFHRTVVEPGAGDAAAWGVRVPRRRLEGFVQRGVHASYLHTHWASQPGVARRFVERCRTS; from the coding sequence ATGTCCTCGTCCGTCTCCGTCCCCCGGCTGGTCATCGCCGCGCCGTCCTCCGGCAGCGGGAAGACCACCGTCGCCACGGGGTTGATGGCCGCGTTCGCCGCGCGGGGGCTCGCCGTGTCCCCGCACAAGGTGGGTCCGGACTACATCGACCCCGGGTACCACGCGCTCGCGAGCGGGCGGGTGGGGCGGAACCTCGACGCGTATCTGTGCGGGCCGGAGCTGGTGGCTCCGCTGTTCCTGCACGGGGCGCGCGGGTGCGACATCGCCGTCGTCGAAGGCGTGATGGGGATGTTCGACGGGGCCGCGGGGGAAGGGGAGCTGGCCTCCACGGCGCATGTGGCGAAGCTGCTGCGGGCGCCGGTGGTGCTGGTCGTGGACGCCTCGTCGCAGTCCCGGTCCGTTGCCGCGCTGGTGCACGGGTTCGCGTCCTGGGATCCCGAGGTGCGGGTCGGGGGCGTGATCCTGAACAAGGTCGCCTCCGATCGGCACGAGGCGTTGCTGCGGGAGGCGCTGGAGTCGGCCGGGGTGCCCGTGTTCGGGGTGCTGCGGCGGGTGGCGCAGGTGGACACGCCGTCGCGGCATCTGGGGCTGGTGCCGGTTGCGGAGCGGCGGGGGGATGCGGTCGACTCCGTCGCGGCGATGGCGGAGCAGGTTGCTCAAGGGTGCGATCTGGAGGCGTTGGTCGGGCTGGCGCGGGGTGCGGGGGCATTGCCGTATGCGCCTTGGGACGCGGCTGAGGTCCTGGGGGCTGCGCCCCCAGACCCCCATCGGCCCGAAGGGCCTCGTCCTCAAACGCCGGACGGGCTGGAAGTCACGACCAGGTGGGCAAGTCAGGGGCGCGGGGAACTGCGCGACCAGCCCCCACCGGGCCCGCAGCCGAGCTCTCCCGTGGTCGCCGTCGCCGGTGGCCCCGCCTTCACCTTCTCCTACGCCGAGCACAGCGAACTGCTCACTGCCGCCGGAGCCGAGGTGGTCGTCTTCGACCCCCTGCACGACGAGCAACTGCCCGACGGGACCGCCGGGTTGGTCATCGGGGGCGGCTTTCCCGAGGTCTACGCCGCTGAGCTGTCCGCCAACGAACCCCTCCGCAAAGCCGTCTCCGCCCTCGCAGAGACCGGCGCTCCCGTCGCCGCCGAGTGTGCCGGGCTGCTGTATCTGTGCCGGGAGCTCGACGGGCAGCCCATGTGCGGGGTGCTCGACGCCTCGGCGCGGATGGAGGAGAGGCTCACCCTCGGGTACCGGGACGCCGTCGCCGTCAGTGACAGTTCGCTCGCCGTCGCCGGGACCCGGATGCGGGGGCACGAGTTCCATCGGACCGTCGTCGAGCCGGGGGCGGGGGACGCGGCCGCGTGGGGTGTGCGGGTGCCCCGCAGGCGGCTCGAGGGATTTGTACAGCGTGGTGTGCACGCGAGTTATCTGCACACGCACTGGGCCTCGCAGCCCGGTGTCGCCCGTCGGTTCGTGGAGAGGTGCCGGACGTCATGA
- the cobI gene encoding precorrin-2 C(20)-methyltransferase, producing the protein MPDVMSSSRLVGVGVGPGDPELVTVKGVNALRAAEVVVVPVMDSGERGRAEATVLHYVPEDKVVRVVFALNERSDHARREAAWDAAGQRVAQLLAAHSSVAFATIGDPNVYSTFTYLAHTIGDLVPDVVVETVPGITAMQDLAARSGAVLTEGTEPLTLVPVTAGSAVLKEALAGPGTVVAYKFGRQAAEVAEALRETGRIEDAVWGSALGLESESIRPAAELDGAPLPYLSTLIAPARRDGTRGGKL; encoded by the coding sequence GTGCCGGACGTCATGAGCAGCAGCAGGTTGGTCGGGGTCGGGGTCGGACCCGGGGATCCGGAGCTGGTGACCGTCAAGGGCGTCAACGCCCTGCGCGCCGCCGAGGTGGTCGTCGTGCCCGTGATGGACAGCGGGGAGCGGGGGCGGGCCGAGGCGACCGTGCTGCACTACGTGCCCGAGGACAAGGTCGTGCGCGTGGTCTTCGCGCTCAACGAGCGCAGTGATCACGCCCGGCGCGAGGCCGCCTGGGACGCGGCCGGGCAGCGCGTGGCCCAGTTGCTCGCCGCCCACTCGTCGGTCGCCTTCGCGACCATCGGCGACCCCAACGTCTACTCCACCTTCACCTATCTCGCCCACACCATCGGCGACCTCGTGCCGGACGTCGTCGTCGAGACCGTGCCCGGGATCACCGCCATGCAGGATCTCGCGGCGCGCTCGGGGGCCGTCCTGACCGAGGGCACCGAGCCGCTCACCCTCGTGCCCGTCACGGCCGGTTCCGCCGTGCTCAAGGAGGCGCTCGCCGGGCCCGGGACGGTCGTCGCGTACAAGTTCGGCCGGCAGGCCGCCGAGGTGGCCGAGGCCCTCAGGGAGACCGGGCGGATCGAGGACGCCGTATGGGGATCGGCGCTGGGGCTGGAGTCCGAGTCCATCCGGCCCGCGGCCGAGCTCGACGGGGCTCCCCTGCCGTATCTCTCCACCCTGATCGCGCCCGCGCGCCGGGACGGCACCCGGGGCGGCAAGTTGTGA
- a CDS encoding putative cobaltochelatase: MSTPFPFTAVVGQDDLRLALLLNAVSPAVGGVLVRGEKGTAKSTAVRALSALLPEVAVVPGCRFSCDPARPDPECPDGPHEPGDGSTRPSRMVELPVGASEDRLVGALDIERALAEGVKAFEPGLLADAHRGILYVDEVNLLHDHLVDLLLDAAAMGASYVEREGVSVRHASKFLLVGTMNPEEGELRPQLLDRFGLTVEVAASREPDQRVEVVRRRLAYDDDPAGFAARWADEEAAVRQRIVAARKLLPSVRLGDGALRQIAATCAAFEVDGMRADIVMARTATALAAWAGRTEVLAEDVRQAALLALPHRRRRNPFDAPGLDEDKLDETLEEFSGSGDSGDDEPDPDGPDGGGGQPPPSDGPQEDGSQEDGGSSGAQPEAGEGGEPQTSGAGAGEQAAARAAEPFRTKVLSVPGLGDGAAGRRSRARTEHGRTTGARRPRGALTKLHLAATVQAAAPHQRARGRSGRGLVVRRDDLRQATREGREGNLVLFVVDASGSMAARQRMSAVKGAVLSLLLDAYQRRDKVGLVTFRGSAAEVALPPTSSVDAAAARLETLPTGGRTPLAAGLLRAHEVLRVERLRDPARRALVVVVTDGRATGGPEPVALAGRAARLFAAQGLASVVVDCESGPVRLGLAGQLAGELGGTAVTLEELRADSIAGLVKDVQRRAA; encoded by the coding sequence GTGAGTACCCCGTTTCCGTTCACGGCCGTCGTCGGCCAGGACGACCTGCGGCTCGCGCTGCTGCTGAACGCCGTGTCGCCGGCGGTCGGCGGTGTGCTGGTGCGCGGCGAGAAGGGCACGGCCAAGTCGACGGCGGTGCGCGCCCTGTCGGCGCTGCTGCCCGAGGTCGCGGTCGTCCCCGGCTGCCGTTTCTCGTGCGACCCCGCCCGGCCGGACCCGGAGTGCCCCGACGGCCCGCACGAGCCCGGCGACGGCTCCACGCGTCCCTCCCGGATGGTCGAGCTCCCCGTCGGCGCCAGCGAGGACCGGCTCGTCGGCGCCCTCGACATCGAGCGGGCGCTCGCGGAGGGCGTGAAGGCCTTCGAGCCGGGCCTCCTCGCCGACGCGCACCGCGGGATCCTCTACGTCGACGAGGTCAACCTCCTCCACGACCACCTGGTGGACCTGCTCCTCGACGCGGCCGCGATGGGGGCGTCGTACGTCGAGCGCGAGGGCGTCTCCGTGCGGCACGCCTCGAAGTTCCTGCTGGTCGGCACCATGAACCCCGAAGAGGGCGAGCTGCGCCCGCAGTTGCTCGACCGGTTCGGGCTGACCGTCGAGGTCGCGGCCTCGCGGGAGCCGGACCAGCGGGTGGAGGTCGTGCGGCGCAGGCTCGCGTACGACGACGACCCGGCCGGCTTCGCGGCGCGTTGGGCGGACGAGGAGGCGGCGGTACGGCAACGGATCGTCGCCGCGAGGAAGTTGCTGCCGTCGGTGCGGCTGGGCGACGGGGCGCTGCGGCAGATCGCGGCGACCTGTGCCGCGTTCGAGGTGGACGGCATGCGGGCCGACATCGTGATGGCGCGTACGGCGACCGCGCTGGCCGCGTGGGCCGGGCGGACCGAGGTGCTCGCGGAGGACGTACGGCAGGCCGCGCTGCTCGCGCTGCCGCACCGCAGGCGCCGCAATCCCTTTGACGCGCCCGGACTCGACGAGGACAAGCTCGACGAGACCTTGGAGGAGTTCAGCGGCTCCGGGGACTCCGGTGACGACGAGCCGGACCCGGACGGGCCCGACGGGGGTGGCGGGCAGCCGCCGCCGTCGGACGGTCCGCAGGAGGACGGTTCGCAGGAGGACGGGGGCTCTTCGGGTGCGCAGCCCGAGGCCGGGGAGGGCGGCGAGCCGCAGACGTCCGGTGCCGGGGCCGGCGAACAGGCCGCCGCGCGGGCTGCCGAGCCCTTCCGCACCAAGGTGCTCAGCGTGCCCGGGCTCGGGGACGGCGCTGCCGGGCGGCGGTCGCGCGCGCGGACCGAGCACGGGCGCACGACCGGGGCCCGGCGACCCCGGGGCGCTCTGACCAAGCTGCACCTGGCGGCCACCGTGCAGGCCGCGGCACCGCATCAGCGGGCCCGTGGGCGGTCGGGGCGCGGTCTGGTGGTCCGGCGGGACGATCTGCGGCAGGCGACGCGGGAGGGGCGCGAGGGGAACCTGGTGCTGTTCGTCGTAGACGCCTCGGGGTCGATGGCGGCGCGGCAGCGGATGAGCGCGGTGAAGGGTGCCGTGCTGTCGCTGCTCCTCGACGCGTACCAGCGGCGGGACAAGGTGGGCCTGGTGACGTTCCGGGGGTCGGCGGCGGAGGTCGCCCTGCCGCCCACCTCGTCGGTGGACGCGGCCGCCGCCCGGCTGGAGACCCTGCCGACGGGTGGGCGCACCCCGCTCGCGGCCGGGCTGCTGCGGGCTCACGAGGTGCTGCGGGTGGAGCGGCTGCGGGATCCCGCCCGGCGGGCGCTGGTCGTCGTGGTGACGGACGGGCGGGCCACCGGAGGGCCCGAGCCGGTCGCGCTCGCGGGGCGGGCGGCCCGGCTGTTCGCCGCGCAGGGCCTCGCCTCCGTGGTCGTCGACTGCGAGTCCGGGCCCGTGCGGCTGGGGCTGGCCGGGCAGCTCGCCGGTGAACTGGGCGGCACCGCGGTGACGCTGGAGGAGTTGCGGGCCGACTCGATCGCCGGACTGGTGAAGGACGTACAGAGGAGGGCCGCGTAA
- the cobN gene encoding cobaltochelatase subunit CobN, with protein MSTVLLLSTADTDLLAARAASGADYRIGNPTRVDVTDELPALLDGADIAVVRLLGGKRAWEDGLAALRASGIPTVLLGGEAVPDAELMAESSVPAGVVAEALKYLVEGGPANLEELARFLSDTVLLTGEGFVEPRKMPEYGVHGDRARAEGRPTVGVLFYRAHELSGNTAFVDTLCDAIEARGANALPVYCGSLRGADPGLYEILAGADALVATVLAAGGTHASQASAGGDEEAWDIGALADLDVPVLQGLCLTSSRAAWDESDAALSPMDAAMQVAIPEFDGRLITVPFSFKEQGPDDVPVYVADPERAARVAGIAVRHARLRHKPNAEKKLALVFTAYPTKHSRVGNAVGLDTPASAVRVLDALSEAGYSLTKYPSGGDELIHRLIEAGGHDVEWLTEDQLASAPARVPLADYRAWFDKLDPSLRDAMLEAWGEPPGSLYVDGDDIVLASLQFGNVVVMIQPPRGFGENPIAIYHDPDMPPSHHYMAAYRWLDNSFGADAIVHMGKHGTMEWLPGKGLGLSGSCAPDAVLGELPLIYPFIVNDPGEGTQAKRRGHATVVDHLVPPMARADTYGDLAKLEQLLDEYALVSDLDPTKAPAVRAQIWTLVKAAELHHDLHVDEQPDDETFDEFVMHIDGYLCEIKDVQIRDGLHILGGGPVDEARVNLVLAVLRASQVWGGQANALPGLRAALAAHFGLVEKELLAEPGAPLKVPVELSDLVAGPSRTAADAIDLLEQLCRRIAEGMEERGWAVAESRSLVREVLGVELPDAVAVLEFACAEVVPRLARTTDEIDHILKALDGGYIPAGPSGSPTRGLVNVLPTGRNFYSVDPKAIPSRLSWEVGQSLADSLVQRYLQDTGEYPKSVGLTVWGTSAMRTQGDDIAEILALLGCRPVWDDASRRVTGFEVIGLEELGRPRIDVTVRISGFFRDAFPHVVGLIDDAVRKVAELDEPADSNYVRAHADEDTAEHGDRRRATARIFGSKPGAYGAGLLPLIDARNWRSDADLAEVYAVWGGYAYGRGLDGRAARGDMETAFRRINVAAKNVDTREHDLVDADDYFQYHGGMVAMVRHLTGANPEAYVGDSATPDQVKTRTLGEETHRVFRARVVNPRWMAAMRRHGYKGAFEMAATVDYLFGYDATAGVVDDWMYEKLSAEYVFDAENRDFMKKSNPWALRGITERLLEAADRGLWAEPDADTLERLRATYLELEGDLEGDEK; from the coding sequence ATGAGCACAGTGTTGTTGTTGTCGACCGCCGACACGGACCTGCTGGCGGCCCGGGCCGCTTCCGGTGCCGACTACCGGATCGGCAACCCGACGCGCGTCGACGTCACGGACGAGCTGCCCGCTCTCCTCGACGGCGCCGACATCGCCGTCGTACGACTGCTGGGCGGCAAGCGGGCCTGGGAGGACGGGCTGGCCGCGCTGAGGGCGTCGGGCATCCCGACCGTGCTGCTGGGCGGAGAGGCCGTGCCCGACGCCGAGTTGATGGCCGAGTCGTCCGTGCCGGCCGGTGTGGTGGCCGAGGCACTCAAGTACCTCGTCGAGGGCGGGCCCGCCAACCTGGAGGAACTCGCCCGGTTCCTGTCCGACACCGTGCTCCTGACCGGTGAGGGCTTCGTCGAGCCGCGGAAGATGCCGGAGTACGGCGTCCACGGCGACCGTGCCCGGGCGGAGGGCCGTCCGACCGTCGGTGTGCTCTTCTACCGGGCCCACGAACTGAGCGGCAACACCGCCTTCGTGGACACCCTGTGCGACGCGATCGAGGCGCGGGGCGCCAACGCCCTTCCCGTGTACTGCGGTTCGCTGCGCGGAGCCGACCCCGGGCTCTACGAGATCCTCGCCGGGGCCGACGCCCTGGTCGCCACCGTCCTCGCCGCCGGCGGCACGCACGCCTCGCAGGCCTCGGCCGGCGGCGACGAGGAGGCCTGGGACATCGGGGCGCTGGCCGACCTCGACGTGCCCGTGCTGCAGGGACTCTGCCTCACCTCGTCCAGAGCGGCCTGGGACGAGTCCGACGCGGCCCTGTCCCCCATGGACGCGGCCATGCAGGTCGCGATCCCGGAGTTCGACGGACGGCTGATCACCGTGCCGTTCTCCTTCAAGGAGCAGGGGCCCGACGACGTTCCGGTGTACGTGGCCGACCCCGAGCGGGCCGCGCGGGTCGCCGGGATCGCCGTACGGCACGCGAGGTTGCGGCACAAGCCGAACGCCGAGAAGAAGCTGGCGCTCGTGTTCACCGCGTACCCGACGAAGCACTCGCGGGTCGGCAACGCGGTGGGCCTCGACACCCCCGCCTCGGCGGTGCGGGTGCTGGACGCGCTCTCCGAGGCGGGCTACTCCCTCACCAAATACCCCTCCGGCGGCGACGAGTTGATCCACCGGCTCATCGAGGCCGGCGGGCACGACGTCGAGTGGCTCACCGAGGACCAGCTGGCGTCGGCTCCCGCGCGGGTGCCGCTCGCCGACTACCGGGCGTGGTTCGACAAGCTGGACCCGTCGTTGCGGGACGCGATGCTGGAGGCGTGGGGTGAGCCGCCCGGCTCGCTGTACGTCGACGGGGACGACATCGTGCTCGCCTCCCTCCAGTTCGGGAACGTCGTGGTGATGATCCAGCCGCCGCGCGGTTTCGGGGAGAACCCGATCGCGATCTACCACGACCCGGACATGCCCCCCTCGCATCACTACATGGCCGCGTACCGGTGGCTGGACAACTCCTTCGGCGCCGACGCGATCGTCCACATGGGCAAGCACGGCACGATGGAGTGGCTGCCGGGCAAGGGGCTGGGTCTCAGCGGGAGTTGCGCGCCGGACGCGGTGCTCGGTGAGCTGCCGCTGATCTACCCCTTCATCGTCAACGACCCCGGTGAGGGCACCCAGGCCAAGCGGCGCGGGCACGCCACCGTCGTCGACCACCTGGTGCCGCCGATGGCCCGGGCCGACACGTACGGCGACCTGGCCAAGCTGGAGCAGCTGCTCGACGAGTACGCGCTCGTCTCCGACCTCGACCCGACCAAGGCCCCGGCCGTCCGGGCGCAGATCTGGACGCTGGTCAAGGCCGCCGAGCTCCACCACGACCTGCATGTCGACGAGCAGCCGGACGACGAGACGTTCGACGAGTTCGTCATGCACATCGACGGCTACCTGTGCGAGATCAAGGACGTGCAGATCCGCGACGGGCTGCACATCCTCGGTGGCGGCCCGGTGGACGAGGCCCGGGTCAACCTGGTGCTCGCCGTGCTGCGCGCCTCGCAGGTGTGGGGCGGGCAGGCCAACGCCCTGCCGGGGCTGAGGGCCGCGCTGGCGGCTCATTTCGGGCTCGTCGAGAAGGAGTTGCTCGCCGAGCCGGGCGCCCCGCTGAAGGTGCCGGTCGAGTTGTCGGATCTCGTGGCGGGGCCCTCCCGTACGGCCGCCGACGCGATCGACCTGCTGGAGCAGCTGTGCCGGCGGATCGCGGAGGGGATGGAGGAGCGCGGCTGGGCGGTCGCCGAGAGCCGCTCGCTCGTCCGTGAGGTGCTCGGTGTCGAACTCCCGGACGCCGTCGCCGTGCTGGAGTTCGCGTGCGCCGAGGTGGTGCCGCGGCTGGCGAGGACCACCGACGAGATCGATCACATCCTCAAGGCCCTGGACGGCGGTTACATCCCGGCGGGGCCCTCGGGATCCCCGACCCGCGGGCTGGTCAACGTCCTGCCGACCGGCCGGAACTTCTACTCCGTCGACCCCAAGGCCATTCCGTCCAGGCTGAGTTGGGAGGTCGGGCAGTCGCTCGCCGACTCGCTCGTGCAGCGGTACCTCCAGGACACGGGTGAGTACCCGAAGTCCGTGGGGCTGACGGTCTGGGGCACGTCCGCCATGCGTACCCAGGGCGACGACATCGCCGAGATCCTGGCGCTGCTGGGCTGCCGGCCGGTGTGGGACGACGCCTCGCGGCGGGTCACCGGCTTCGAGGTGATCGGCCTGGAGGAGCTCGGGCGGCCCCGCATCGACGTCACCGTCCGCATCTCCGGCTTCTTCCGGGACGCGTTCCCGCACGTGGTCGGGCTGATCGACGACGCCGTCCGCAAGGTGGCGGAGCTGGACGAGCCCGCCGACTCCAACTACGTGCGCGCCCACGCCGACGAGGACACCGCCGAGCACGGTGACCGGCGGCGCGCCACGGCCCGGATCTTCGGGTCCAAGCCGGGAGCGTACGGTGCCGGGCTGCTGCCCCTGATCGACGCCCGCAACTGGCGCTCGGACGCCGACCTCGCCGAGGTGTACGCGGTGTGGGGCGGCTACGCCTACGGGCGCGGGCTCGACGGGCGGGCCGCGCGCGGGGACATGGAGACGGCGTTCCGGCGGATCAACGTGGCCGCGAAGAACGTCGACACCCGCGAGCACGACCTGGTCGACGCGGACGACTACTTCCAGTACCACGGCGGCATGGTCGCCATGGTGCGGCACCTCACGGGTGCCAACCCCGAGGCGTACGTGGGTGATTCGGCCACGCCCGACCAGGTCAAGACGCGGACGCTGGGCGAGGAGACCCACCGGGTCTTCCGGGCCCGGGTGGTCAACCCGCGCTGGATGGCGGCCATGCGCCGGCACGGCTACAAGGGCGCCTTCGAAATGGCGGCGACCGTCGACTACCTCTTCGGCTACGACGCCACGGCGGGCGTGGTCGACGACTGGATGTACGAGAAGCTCAGCGCGGAGTACGTCTTCGACGCGGAGAACCGGGACTTCATGAAGAAGTCCAACCCCTGGGCGCTGCGGGGCATCACGGAGCGGCTGCTGGAGGCCGCCGACCGTGGGCTGTGGGCCGAGCCGGACGCGGACACGCTGGAGCGGCTGCGGGCCACGTACCTGGAGCTCGAGGGCGACTTGGAGGGTGACGAGAAGTGA
- the cobO gene encoding cob(I)yrinic acid a,c-diamide adenosyltransferase has translation MPQGQPSVVPDDGLTTRQRRNRPLVVVHTGVGKGKSTAAFGLALRAWNQGWPIGVFQFVKSAKWKVGEENALRVLGASGEGGSVDWHKMGEGWSWVQRDAQMDNEEKAREGWEQVKRDLAAETYKLYVLDEFAYPMHWGWVDTDEVLDVLRERPGTQHVVITGRNAPEKLVDFADLVTDMSKVKHPMDAGQKGQRGIEW, from the coding sequence ATGCCTCAGGGACAGCCGAGTGTCGTGCCGGACGACGGACTGACCACCCGTCAGCGTCGCAACCGGCCGCTGGTGGTCGTGCACACCGGTGTCGGCAAGGGCAAGTCGACCGCCGCCTTCGGGCTGGCGCTGCGGGCCTGGAACCAGGGCTGGCCGATCGGGGTGTTCCAGTTCGTCAAGTCGGCGAAGTGGAAGGTCGGCGAGGAGAACGCGCTGCGGGTGCTGGGAGCCTCCGGCGAGGGCGGGTCCGTCGACTGGCACAAGATGGGCGAGGGCTGGTCCTGGGTGCAGCGCGACGCCCAGATGGACAACGAGGAGAAGGCCCGGGAGGGCTGGGAGCAGGTCAAGCGGGACCTGGCCGCGGAGACCTACAAGCTGTACGTGCTCGACGAGTTCGCCTACCCGATGCACTGGGGGTGGGTCGACACCGACGAGGTGCTCGACGTGCTGCGGGAGCGGCCCGGGACCCAGCACGTGGTGATCACCGGTCGCAACGCGCCCGAGAAGCTCGTCGACTTCGCCGATCTCGTGACCGACATGTCCAAGGTGAAGCACCCCATGGACGCCGGGCAGAAGGGGCAGCGGGGTATCGAGTGGTGA
- the cobM gene encoding precorrin-4 C(11)-methyltransferase, protein MADAPTGKVTFVGAGPGAADLLTFRAARAIAEADVVIWAASLVQAEVLQHAREDAKILDSATMSLEDVVAVYERAHEEGSKVARIHSGDPALWGGTQEQLDRCARIGIATEVVPGVSAFSAVAALAQRELTIPEVAQSVVLTRLGGGKTPMPPGEEVREFAKHGTTMAIFLSAARSGQLVRELLEGGYPTSTPVVIAYQATWPEELMARCTIETLEETVKEHKLWKHTLFLVGPALDSEGTRSHLYHPGHFHGYRKADPEARRALRARGAQESGT, encoded by the coding sequence ATGGCCGATGCCCCCACCGGCAAGGTGACCTTCGTCGGTGCCGGCCCCGGCGCCGCCGATCTGCTGACGTTCCGGGCCGCGCGCGCCATCGCCGAGGCCGACGTCGTGATCTGGGCCGCGAGCCTGGTGCAGGCGGAGGTCCTTCAGCACGCGCGCGAGGACGCGAAGATCCTCGACTCGGCGACCATGTCCCTGGAGGACGTCGTCGCGGTGTACGAACGGGCCCACGAGGAGGGTTCCAAGGTCGCCCGGATCCACTCCGGCGACCCCGCCCTGTGGGGTGGCACGCAGGAGCAGCTCGACCGGTGTGCGCGGATCGGCATCGCGACCGAGGTCGTCCCCGGGGTCTCCGCGTTCTCGGCGGTCGCCGCGCTCGCGCAGCGCGAGCTGACCATCCCCGAGGTCGCGCAGTCCGTCGTGCTCACCCGGCTCGGCGGCGGCAAGACGCCGATGCCGCCCGGCGAGGAGGTGCGGGAGTTCGCCAAGCACGGCACCACGATGGCGATCTTCCTGTCCGCGGCCCGCAGCGGGCAGCTGGTGCGGGAGCTGTTGGAAGGCGGCTACCCGACGTCCACCCCGGTGGTGATCGCCTATCAGGCGACCTGGCCGGAGGAGCTGATGGCGCGCTGCACGATCGAGACGCTGGAGGAGACGGTCAAGGAGCACAAGCTCTGGAAGCACACCCTCTTCCTGGTCGGCCCCGCCCTCGACTCGGAGGGCACGCGCTCGCACCTCTACCACCCCGGGCACTTCCACGGGTACCGCAAGGCCGACCCGGAGGCCCGGCGGGCGCTGCGGGCGCGGGGCGCTCAGGAGTCCGGCACATGA
- a CDS encoding ZIP family metal transporter: MAVFVALGAFLMTLAGGWTAQRVTDRRHLVLGLAGGLMLGVVGLDLLPEALHAAGDEVFGVPAALLLFVAGFLLAHLVERLLAARQAAHGGEEHDGRVPEVGLTAAAAMVGHSAMDGVAIGAAFQVGGGMGTAVALAVVAHDFADGFNTYTITSLYGNARRRALAMLFADAAAPVLGAASTSFVTIPEGLLGCYLGLFGGALLYLAAAEILPEAHHEHPARSTLLCTVAGVGFIWLVVGLAG, from the coding sequence ATGGCGGTCTTCGTCGCGCTCGGCGCGTTCCTGATGACGCTGGCCGGCGGCTGGACGGCCCAGCGGGTGACCGACCGTCGTCATCTGGTCCTCGGCCTGGCCGGCGGACTGATGCTCGGCGTGGTCGGCCTGGATCTGCTGCCGGAGGCGCTGCACGCGGCCGGCGACGAGGTCTTCGGCGTGCCCGCGGCCCTGCTCCTGTTCGTGGCCGGTTTCCTGCTGGCCCATCTGGTGGAGCGCCTGCTGGCCGCCCGCCAGGCCGCGCACGGCGGTGAGGAGCACGACGGCCGGGTGCCCGAGGTGGGTCTCACGGCCGCGGCCGCGATGGTCGGCCACAGCGCGATGGACGGCGTGGCGATCGGCGCGGCCTTCCAGGTCGGCGGCGGCATGGGCACGGCCGTGGCGCTCGCCGTCGTGGCCCACGACTTCGCCGACGGCTTCAACACGTACACGATCACGAGCCTGTACGGCAACGCCCGCCGCAGAGCGCTGGCGATGCTCTTCGCGGATGCGGCGGCCCCGGTGCTGGGCGCCGCCTCGACGTCGTTCGTGACCATCCCGGAGGGTCTGCTCGGCTGCTATCTCGGCCTGTTCGGCGGCGCGCTCCTCTATCTCGCGGCGGCCGAGATCCTCCCCGAGGCCCACCACGAACACCCCGCCCGCTCGACCCTGTTGTGCACGGTCGCGGGCGTGGGCTTCATCTGGCTGGTGGTGGGCCTGGCCGGCTGA